The proteins below are encoded in one region of Cytophagales bacterium:
- the rpsI gene encoding 30S ribosomal protein S9 encodes MEVINTVGRRKTSIARVYFQSGKGEIVINGRDLSNYFPSEVLQIIVKQPLVKVEEDGNFDIKVNVDGGGLKGQAEAIRLGISRALVATNEEHRPSLKSEGFLTRDPRMVERKKYGRRKARRRFQFSKR; translated from the coding sequence ATGGAAGTAATTAATACCGTCGGTAGAAGAAAGACCTCCATTGCCCGGGTCTATTTCCAAAGTGGCAAAGGAGAGATCGTGATCAATGGCAGAGATCTGAGCAATTACTTTCCTTCAGAAGTGCTTCAAATCATTGTGAAGCAGCCTTTAGTAAAGGTGGAAGAGGATGGTAATTTCGACATCAAAGTAAATGTTGATGGCGGCGGACTTAAAGGTCAGGCAGAAGCCATTCGACTTGGGATTTCAAGAGCATTGGTAGCTACCAATGAGGAGCACAGACCTTCATTGAAATCCGAAGGATTCCTTACCAGAGACCCTAGAATGGTTGAGCGTAAGAAATACGGTAGAAGAAAAGCGAGAAGAAGATTCCAATTCAGCAAACGATAA
- the rplM gene encoding 50S ribosomal protein L13 — MDTLSYKTISANKATANKGWVVVDAEAKILGRVASEVAKMIRGKHKPNFTPHADCGDNVIVINADKLRLTGKKWTDKVYVRHTGYPGGQRTQTPLEVKNNKSATILVERAVRGMLPKNRLGRQLFKNLYVYEGAEHPHEAQTPKEVKL, encoded by the coding sequence TTGGATACTTTAAGTTATAAGACCATATCGGCGAACAAGGCCACTGCCAACAAAGGGTGGGTTGTTGTAGATGCTGAGGCAAAAATTCTGGGTCGGGTAGCGAGTGAAGTTGCGAAAATGATTCGCGGCAAGCACAAGCCGAACTTTACCCCGCATGCAGATTGTGGTGACAATGTCATTGTGATCAACGCGGACAAATTAAGATTGACCGGCAAGAAATGGACTGACAAAGTTTATGTTCGTCACACGGGTTATCCTGGAGGACAAAGAACTCAGACTCCTCTTGAGGTTAAGAATAACAAATCCGCCACCATTCTGGTAGAAAGAGCGGTGAGAGGTATGCTTCCTAAAAACAGATTGGGAAGACAGCTTTTCAAAAATCTGTATGTATACGAAGGTGCAGAGCATCCACATGAGGCTCAGACTCCTAAAGAAGTAAAACTATAA
- a CDS encoding RluA family pseudouridine synthase, which translates to MTNPLKGKKFADLIVHEDEDFIVINKPPFVSTLEDRNDSQNILNLARQYHEEAKVCHRLDKETSGLLVIAKHLDAYKYFSKLLEQRDVHKLYHAIIAGCHEIDEEELDFPIYTSSTRSRVDPRQGKPSVTLIKTIHIYKAHTLLACMPFTGRMHQIRVHLSHIGLPIAGDEFYGGDPIYLSQIKKGYKSGKFVEEKPLIPRMALHAQKLIFEAPGGKKLQLEAPYPKDFTATLNQFAKNL; encoded by the coding sequence ATGACTAATCCCCTCAAGGGAAAGAAATTTGCGGACCTGATCGTCCACGAGGACGAAGACTTTATTGTGATCAACAAGCCTCCATTTGTATCCACGCTGGAAGATCGCAACGATTCACAGAATATTTTAAACCTGGCCCGACAATACCATGAGGAAGCTAAGGTTTGTCACCGATTAGATAAGGAGACTTCCGGGCTATTGGTAATTGCCAAACACCTGGATGCTTATAAATATTTTTCAAAGCTGCTGGAACAGCGGGATGTGCATAAGCTCTACCATGCGATTATAGCCGGCTGTCACGAGATTGATGAAGAAGAGCTGGACTTTCCGATCTATACCAGTTCCACACGATCCAGAGTCGATCCCAGGCAAGGCAAGCCTTCGGTTACACTGATCAAGACCATACATATATATAAGGCCCACACGTTACTGGCGTGCATGCCCTTCACTGGAAGAATGCACCAGATCCGGGTCCATTTATCGCACATCGGACTGCCAATTGCGGGTGATGAGTTCTATGGAGGCGACCCGATTTACCTTTCTCAAATCAAAAAAGGATATAAATCCGGCAAATTTGTAGAAGAGAAGCCGTTGATCCCAAGAATGGCGTTACATGCCCAAAAGTTGATTTTTGAAGCCCCAGGAGGTAAAAAATTGCAATTAGAAGCGCCATATCCCAAAGATTTCACGGCAACTTTGAATCAATTTGCAAAAAACTTGTAG